CGTTGAGCGGATGTAGAATAGCCCTAAATGGCGCATCTATCGGAGAGATGAAAACTGTGAACGTAACGGTTTTTGAAAATAATGCACCATTGGTAGTTCCTTATTTAAGTTCGCAATTTACGGAGAGTTTAAAAACAAGAATTCGTAATCAAACTAGCTTAAGTATTACGGCTAATGACGCACAAGGTGTTTTTTCGGGAAATATTACCGGATATAGCATAACCCCAGAGGCTATCGAAAACGGGAATAATCCTGTTGCCGGCGCCAACAGACTGACCATCGCCATCAATGTAAAGTACACCAACAACCTGAATCCTAAGCTGAGTTTTGAGCGAACATTTGAACGCTATAAAGTTTTTAAGCTAACGGGAACAATCGCGGCTATGGAACCGGGATTAATTACGGATGTTACCGCGCAATTGACGGAAGATATTTTTAACGCAGCTTTTGCACAATGGTAGGCTAAAGTAGAGATCAATTATTAACTTAGCAACGTGGAGCAGGAATTAGATATAAAACAACAACTGGGGGTGTGGCTTTCGGCACCTGAAAAGATAAGCAGGGAAGATGCTCCTGTGTTAAAAGATTTAGCATTGCTTTATCCTTATTTTCAGCCATTGCATCTTTTATTGGCCAAAGCAACACTACAGGGACCGGAGCAAAATAACAACCTGGCCACTGCAGCTTTGTATACTAATGGACAATTACTTCACAGCTTGCTTCATGCTCCTGAGGAACTTCATACGGCCAATTTTGAGGTCATTAATCCTGCATCTGACCAGAATAGCAGTCAGCCTGAACCAATTGAAGTATCTACAATAAACGAAGTACCTGCTGAAACTACTGAGCCGACTGAAAAGTCAGGTGCGGACATGGATGAGCAGGAAGTGTTCGAAGAAATTGGCGAGGTTGATGTTAAACCTGAGGATGACCTTGTTATGGAGAACATCGTAGCCTCAGATTTCTTTGCTTTTCAGGAAAGCTTTATTGCAGAAACAGTCATTCCTGATCAGGAAGATCCAAATTTCAGGCCCTCGCCTTTGCTGGAGCCAGCGAAACCTGAAGAGCCAATTGTGATCAGTAAGTATGACGACGATCAGTTGCCTTATACATTTTTATGGTGGCTGGCTAAAACCAGGGCAGCGCATCAGCAGATATTCCAGCCTTATGCTTCACCAAGAAAAGCGAATTCGAATGAAGCGCATAAACCTGCTTCGCCCCAAAGGCCAAGTGAATTACAGCATCAGTATGTAGAGCATATATTTCATCTCCAAAGTCCTTTTAATGGTGAGGCGGAAGAAGAATATACTACGGAAGGTTTTAGAACCCCAAGCAAGGGTGATGAGATTATCGAGAGCTTTATTAAAAACGACCCTCAGATTGGCCCGCTGAAGCCGGAACAGATCGACAACGAGAATAAAGCGAAGAAGAGTGCGGAGGATCATAATGATCTGGTCTCTGAAACTTTAGCTAAAATATACATTGAACAAATGCTTTATGATAAGGCAATCGAGACTTACGAAAAATTAAGTTTGAAGTTTCCAGAAAAAAGACGTTACTTTGCCGACCTTATCCAATCTATAGAAAAGAAAATTTAACAATATAACATTATGCTATTTTTAATTATTTTATTAATCATTGTTTGCGTTGCTTTAGGGCTGTTTGTTTTGGTACAAAATCCTAAGGGTGGTGGCTTAGCTACTGGTGGAGCAGGTAGCAACATGTTTGGCGTTCAACGTACAGGTGATGTTTTGGAAAAAGGTACCTGGGTTTTATTGACTTTAATTGTAGTACTTACTTTATCGATTACCACAATCGCTAAATCAGGAGGTTCTTCTACAGGTGAGGCTTCAAAAATCCAAGAGCATTTAGACAAAACGCCTACCCCATCTCCTCTTGGCAGCAGAACAGCACCAGCTGCAGCTCCTGCGACAGCTGATACAACAAAGAAATAGGACTTTATAAGTTTACAATAGATAGCCTGGTATAAACAATACCGGGCTTTTTTGTGTCCTGCCACTCTGACACAAAAATACTTTATGAAAATAGGTTAGCTGACAATGCTTGCAAATTTGTCAACCCAATTTGCATTGGCATAAAAACTGATGTAGTTTTACAACGTAGTTTATACGATTTTAAAATTTAACTTAAAAAATAAATTAATATCAAGTTATGGCTTTAAACCTTAAACCCATTTCAGGTACAGCAAACAGAGTTATTGTTGAACCTGCTGCGGCAGAAGAAAAGACAGCATCTGGAATCTATATTCCTGACACTGCAAAAGAAAAACCATCTAAAGGTACTGTAGTATCAGTTTCTGATGAAGATTCAGAAGGTAAAAAACCAACTGTTAAAGTAGGTGATGTTGTTCTTTATGGCAAATACGGTGGCACAGAGCTTCCTATTGATGGTAAAGACTATTTAATCATGCGTGAAAGCGATATCTACGCTGTACTTTCTTAGTACCGGGATATGAGATTAATGGCAGAGCTGTTCTGGCTTTGCTCTTGAAAAACAAATTAATTAATCAGTAAACACAGTATCTTTTCAAGATACCTACTATTAAAACAACAATGGCAAAACAAGTAAAATATAATGTAGAAGCCCGTGACGCCCTGAAAAGAGGTGTTGATACTTTGGCTAATGCAGTGAAAGTAACTTTAGGTCCTAAAGGACGTAACGTAATTATTGACAAAAAATTTGGTTCACCTGCAATCACTAAAGATGGTGTAACTGTTGCAAAAGAAATTGAGTTGAAAGACCCAATTGAAAACATGGGTGCTCAAATGGTTAAAGAAGTAGCTTCTAAAACTGCAGATATCGCAGGTGACGGAACTACAACTGCTACTGTATTGGCTCAGGCAATTGTTACTGCTGGTATCAAAAACGTTGCTGCCGGTGCAAATCCAATGGATTTGAAACGTGGTATCGATAAAGCGGTTACTGCAATCGTTGAGAACTTAAAAGCTCAGTCACAAACTGTAGGTGAAGACAATAACAAAATCAAACAGGTAGCTTCTATTTCGGCTAACAATGATGAGGTTATTGGTGCTTTAATTGCAGAAGCAATGGGTAAAGTTGGTAAAGATGGTGTAATTACTGTTGAAGAGGCAAAAGGTACTGAAACTGAAGTAAAAACAGTTGAAGGTATGCAATTTGACCGTGGTTACTTATCTCCATACTTTGTAACTAATGCTGATAAAATGGAAGCGGAATTAGAAAACCCTTACATTTTGATCTATGATAAAAAGATCAGCAATATGAAAGAATTATTGCCTGTATTGGAGAAACAAGTTCAAACTGGTAAACCTTTATTGATCATTGCTGAAGATTTAGACGGTGAAGCATTGGCTACTTTGGTAGTTAACAAAATCCGTGGATCTCTGAAAGTTGTTGCTGTTAAAGCTCCAGGCTTTGGTGACAGAAGAAAAGCAATGTTGGAAGACATCGCTATCTTAACTGGTGGTACTGTTATTTCTGAAGAGAGAGGTTATAAATTAGAGAATGCTGACCTTAGCTATTTAGGTACTGCTGAGAAAGTTGTTGTTGATAAAGACAATACTACAATCATCAATGGTGCTGGTCAGTCAGAAGATATCAAAGCTCGTGTTAACCAGATTAAAGCTCAAATCGAGACGACTACATCTGATTACGATAAAGAAAAATTACAAGAGCGTTTAGCTAAATTAGCTGGCGGTGTTGCTGTTCTTTATGTTGGTGCTGCTTCTGAAGTAGAGATGAAAGAGAAAAAAGACCGTGTTGATGATGCATTACATGCAACTCGTGCAGCGGTTGAAGAAGGTATCGTTGCTGGTGGTGGTGTTGCTTTCATCCGCGCTATCGAGGCATTGGATGGCATGAAAGGTACTAACGATGATGAGTCGACAGGTATCCAGATCATTCGTCGTGCTATTGAAGAGCCTTTACGCCAAATCTGCCAAAACGCAGGTATCGAAGGTTCTATCGTAGTTCAAAAAGTTAAAGAAGGTAAAGCAGACTTTGGTTACAATGCACGTACTGATGTTTATGAAAACTTAATTTCAGCTGGTGTTATTGATCCAACTAAAGTTGGTCGTGTAGCTTTGGAAAATGCAGCTTCAATTGCAGCTATGTTGTTAACAACAGAAGTTGTATTGGCTGATGATCCAGAAGAAGCTCCTGCTGGTGGCGGTATGCCTCCAATGGGCGGTGGCGGTATGGGTGGAATGATGTAATCATCCCCCTCTTCATTGAATATAAATAAGAAAACCACAGGTTAACTCCTGTGGTTTTCTTATTTAATCTCATTTCCCTCTAATATTCTGAATTGAAGTAAAAAAAACTCTACATTTATACAATTAATATGTATATATGGTGAAACGTCTACTTCTTTTAACCATTCTTCTTTCTTTTTTTCAAATAACTGTAGGTTTTTCTCAGATTACGATAGGCACGGTTGATCCCGGGCCGTATACGCCGGGGTCGAGTATTGCAGTCCCAATCAATCTTGGTAATACAAATTGCATCCGCCCGAACAGTAAATTTGAGTTGTTCTTATCAAATGCATCCGGTGATTTCACAAATGAAACAAAAATAGGTGAAGCCAACCGTTTCTATACAACCTTTGTTAATGGAATTATCCCGCCAGGATTAGCTGCAGGATCAGGTTATAAACTAAGGGTAAAATCTACAAGCCCTATATTAATTTCTACAGAAACACCAGCCGGAACATTTGCGATAACGACAGGAGGTGTTGTGGAAGCTAAAATCAGTTCTTTCCCCGTACTACAGGCACCAGAAGTATTTGGTTACTGTACAGGACGAGATAATGTAGCCTTCGATTTATTTAATGAATCAACCGCAGGTAGCACCACAACAGGCACTATAACAAATGAGCTGACGCATATAATAGCTGGCAATCTTACCTTCCCTACACAAACCGAAACCTTTACAGCACGATTAGCACATTACACAGTTATCATTAAAGCAAAAATGCCGGACGGACGAGCTGCTACTAAAGCATATTTACTAGTTAATAATCCTGCAAAAACTTCATTTAATACCCCAGGGGACAATATAGTGTGTTTACCTGGAGGGTTTCTAGAGTATGGAGTAGATTTATCAGCAACAGGAATGGGGAATAATTACCCTGGAAATATATATAAAATAGTCTGGGGAGATCAAAAAGAAGATACCTATACACTATGTGATCTTGCAAACATACCAATCAAGCATGAATATTTAACATCATCTTGCGGCAACCCTCCATACAGTACCGGAGGAGAAACTAAGTATAATGTATTCGGAATAAATATATCTATTTTAGCTTCATTTTCAAATTGTAGTGGAACAATAGGAAATGCACTATCTACTTCGGTAAAGGTCGTCACTAAACCAAAAAATGATTTTATTTCTCCAACCACCGCCTGTACTAATACATCAGTAAGATTTAGAAATATTTCCACCCCAGGTCAAGATCCGGACCCCAATACTCCAGATTGTCAAGATAACACTGTGATGTATAACTGGTTTGTGGATAATACTAAGATTGGGCCCAGCTTACCTAAATCAACAGATTTCGTTTATGCATTCCCAGTACATGGAGTACACAAAATCAGGCTTGAATCTGTTAGCAGCAGTTTATGTGCAGGTGCACCTATTGAATATGAGATATGTATTCAGGACCCACCTCGTCCTGCATTTGATTTTAATAATCAATCTCAAACGGGTTGTGCCCCTTTCACTATTCAGGCATTTGACAGATCGATAATTGATGACCGTTGTAATACGGACAACACTTACAATTGGATTGTAACAGGTCCGCCGGGAGTAATATTTAATCCAACTGACAAAGATCCAATTTTTAAATTTACAAACCCCGGTACTTATTCCATCATACTTCAAATTATAACGGCATCATGTGGTGCAGTAAGTACACAAATACCTCAGAAAATCATTCTTGCTGATGGGGCTCCGACAATAACAATGTCACCAAATGTTACCCTATGCGCTTTAAACACCTTAGATTTCAATACACAAACCGGCCCAACAAAAACCTTATTTACAGGAACACAAGTAGACATTGCAGATACGTATACCTGGAAAGTTACAGCCCTTGATGGAAGTGCATTAGATCCAGTTAATGATTACAGTTTTGCGAATAGCACAAATAATAACTCCAGAGAACCGTCCATTCAATTTAAAAGGTTTATCCCTTATAAAGTTTCTGTTATTCATAAAAACACCTGTACTTCCGTAGAGGCTTTCCAAATTATTACATTCGCATCAGCACCGGTACCCAAAATAGATCTCGTGCCTAAAATTTGTTATGATGCTTCCGCAAATTTAGTCGCAACAGTTACAGGAGGAACATACACAAGCTCGGTGTGGACTACTACGGGGGATGGAACATTTACAAGTACTAATACCTTAACTACAACATACACCCCAGGCCCAACAGATCGAAGCCTTCTTAAAGCAAGAGTCACCCTTACGTTAAACACAGGAATAAATGGTGTGTGTCAATTTGTTCCCGTTAGTACAGATATAGATATTCATCCTAATAATATAGGAACGAATACGCCTCAAATAATTTGTACGGGTGACGCAGCTAAGCTTATACTAGGTTCGAGCGTTCCAGGAAGTACCTTTACCTGGACTGCGGCAAACGCAGACGGATATGCGACCGGTTTCAGTCTTAGCGGCAGTGGAGATATTAACCAAGCTATTACGAATACTAACACAACTCAGAACGCTGTTGTAGTTTACACCATCACACCGACGGCTAATGGGTGTATAGGCAATACTTTTACCTTTACAGTTACGGTTACTCCAAAACCTAATATATCAACCCCTGCTCTCGATAAAACGATTTGCTCTAATAATTCTGCAGGTATAACAGCAAGGTCCAACAATATTCCAACCCAGTTCATATGGACAAGTGATGCAGAGAATGGTATTACAGGAAATACAAGTTCTGCTTTAAGTAGCTCGTTAGCTAGCATCACGATTAATGATGAATTGGTGAATTCAACCTTTGAACAAAAAACTGTTACCTATACCATTAAATCTTACTCTCCAGGAGGATGTGAAGGAAATACAATTAAAGTGACTGTTACGGTTGATCCTGCAGTTACTAAAGCAAAAGCAGGCTCTGATGCCAGTATTTGTGCAACCGGCACTTCCAACACCTATATGTTAAAGGGGAACAAACCTGATGTGGGGACAGGAGAATGGAAACTCATTTCTACGCAAATACCAGCGCCTTCCATTATTGATCGTCACAACCATGAAACTGAGGTTAAAGGTTTGGTAGTAGGTGAACCTTATGTATTTGAATGGGCAATTTCTGGTGAGGGTGCATGTGCAGGAACAAGTGATCAAGTGAAAATTACTGTTACACCAATACCGATAATATCAACAACTACTCCAAACAAAAGCATTTGCCAAGGTAATCCCGTAGCCATAACTGTAACCTCAGACATTCCTACCAAGTTCATATGGACAAGTGATAGGTCTTCAACAGCGATAACAGGAAATACAAATTCAACAGGAAGTGCCCTATCAAAAACCATAACAATTCCTGATGTATTATTGAATTCAGGAATTAATCAGGAAACTGTTACCTATACAATCAAATCATTATCCGAAACAGGGTGTGAAGGAAATACAATTACGATTGTTGTTAAAGTTGATCCAGCTGTTACCACTGCTACGGCAGGGGCTGATGCGAGCATTTGCAATACCACTACCTATGATTTAGAAGGTAGCGAACCTCATGTAGGTACCGGGAAGTGGGAACTTGTTTCTGCAAGTATCGGAACACCAACAATTACTACACCCACAAATTTTAAAACAAAAGTTACCGACCTTGTCGCTGGTGGAGTTTATACATTTAAATGGACAATAACGGGAACGGGGGAATGCCAAAAATCGGAAGCTCAGGTAACCATTACAGTAAATATGCCGACGATACCTGGAACTACTGCAACATTGCAGCCATTAGTCTGTCAAAATAACAACACAGGAATAATTACATTAAGTGGAAATACTGGTTCTGTGTTAAGATGGCAACGTTTACCTGATGGACAAACAATATGGGAAGATGTTCCCGGCACTAATGCCGATTTAACCTACACATTCGATAAACTGACTATGACCACTCAATACAGAGCTGTTGTACAAAATGCAGGCTGTACTATAGGTTATTCAACTCCAACTACTATAACTGTAGCTCCTGCTACCACAATAGCAGATGCCTCCGATCAAACCTTATGTGCTGAAACTTCAGTCCTTCTAAAAGGAAATCTAATAGCATCAGGAGAAGCTGGAATCTGGACCATGGTAACGGGTGACGCAAATGCAGCAATTACAACACCAACCAATCACGAGACTACAGTTACCAATCTACTTCCGGATAAGACCTATGTTTTCAGGTGGACCATCACTGGTAACTCTCCTTGTGGCCCAACATTTAAGGATGTCACCATCCGTAACAACGCCCCAATTGATCTGAATAGCATTACTACAAACGCAGTAGTTTGTAATGGTCAACAAATAGTTATTACTGGTAGCGACCCAAGAGGGGGTGAAGAAGGCATTTACAATTATACGTGGGAAAGCCAATTAAATGGGGGAACCTGGACTGTAGTTGCAGGTGAAACAGGTAAAAATTTAACCATAACCCTAACCACGACTGGGACTGTGAGTGTCAGGAGAATTGTGAATAGTGGGACATGTACATCAACTAGTAATCCATTCCCTATTACGGTTCAGCCACCGATAGGGAATAACAGAATATCTGCAGACCAAACGATTTGTAGTGGATTAACTCCGGATTTAATAAACGGAGTCTTACCAACAGGTGGCGATGGACAATTTCTATACCAGTGGCAATCTAGTCTGGACGGAACGACATGGGCAAACATTACAGGCGCTGTGGGCCAAAATTATCAACCTCCTATCCTAACCGCAACCACTTATTACAGACGTATTGTGAGCACTATTGAATGTAGTGGGAATTTACAAAGTATAAGTACGGCTGTAAAAAAAACGATTACTCCTAATGCTAAAGCAGAATTTACATGGGGTCCTACTGATCGGGGATGTGTTCCATATACATTGCCTGTACAGGTGGTTACCTATGCAGATCGAAATGCAATTTATACCTGGTATGCGGACAATGTTGTCTTAGCAACAGGTTCTACTTTCCCGGGATATACCATCCAAAACAGCGGTCAATCTGTAACCATCAAACTCGTAGTTACGAGCAGTCTTGCTTGTTCAACAGACGAGTTCAGCCATACATTCAGCACCAACCAGGCCGTTCCGGCTTCATTTGACCTAAGTGATACTGAAGGCTGTGGACCGTTATCTGTTAATTTTACAAATACCTCTTTACTAACAGCCGGAGCTACGTTTGAATGGAATTTCGGAAATGGACGGTCATCAACAGCCACCAATCCTCCTACCATAATCTTTGATCAGGATCCTACAGGAAAAGATACCACCTATATAGTTACTTTAAAATCTATTACTGCTTGCGGATCTAATTCGGTGAGTAAAAATGTATTTGTAAAGGCAAAACCAATTGCCATATTTACCCCAGAGAAAGTACAGGGATGCGCTCCATTTAAGGCGGTCTTTACCAATACTTCACCTGGAGGTACAAATACTTATTACTACGATTACGGTGATGGATCAGCAATAGACATAAAAACTAATAAATCACCTGTTGACCATATTTACAATGTCACAGTAACTACGGACTTTACCGTCAAAATGATTGCTGAAAATTCCTGTGGAAGAGACGAAAAGCAATGGACCATCAGAGTTTTCCCTCAGAACATCACTCCGGCGTTAGGTATAAAACTGGAAGAAATAGAGGGTTGTGCCCCTCATAGCGTTAATTTTGAAAACAATACTATTGGTGCTTCAAGATTTACTTATGACTTTGGTGATGGCAGTCCAATCCTTCCTGCATTAAATACAAATACAGTTCAACATATTTATAAAACAGCCGGAACCTTTACTGTTACCATGACCGCCTATAATAGTTGTTCTGAAATTCCAATAACAAAATCGGTAACAGTACTTCCGCAGCCTATTGCCGATTTCGAAGCAGATCAAATACTTGGTTGTCCGGGGCTTGAAGTGAAATTCAAAAACAAAACTCAGGATGGCTTTAGCTATGTGTGGGACTTTGGAGATGGCTCTCCGAAATCCAACGAATTTGAACCAAGTCATGTTTACATGGGAAATCAGGAATATTATACGGTAACACTAACGGCAACCAACATCCTTAATTGTTCGATGGAGGTAATCAAAAATCAGTACATTCATATCGTACAACCACCTGTTGCAGCCTTCAATGTGAATCCTTCTACCCTGATCAGTATCCCTAATTATACCTTCAAATTTGAAGATGAAAGTACCAATAATCCTACAATGTGGGAATGGAATTTTGGTGATGGGATAACTTCCACTCTGAAAAGCCCTAACCATACTTATCTGGATACAGGAACTTATAAAGTAACTTTAAAAGTGATAAACCAGAATGGCTGCTTTACAACTACATTTAAAAATGTAACCATTAAAGGCGTACCAGGCTATCTGTTTGTGCCGAATTCCTTCATACCAGGAAACACACTGCCTGAATTGCGCGAGTTCCGTGCCAAAGGATCAGGCATTGCATCATGGCGCTTCAGCGTATTCAATAAATGGGGACAAATACTATGGGAAACCACTAAACTGGACGAAGGAAGACCTGCAGAAGCTTGGGATGGCACCTTTAAAGGGCAACCTATGCCACAAGGGGTTTATTACTGGAAAATCGATGTGCAGATGGTAAACGGAACAGAATGGAAGGGCATGACTTACGACAAATCTGCACCTAAACGTACAGGAGCAATACATTTAATCAGATAAGGATGAGCGGGAGATTAAGATATACACTAGCATTAGTAATGATTATGGTTAACCTGTCTTCTATGGCACAGGACCATATATATTCTCAATTTTTTAATGCCCCTATTTATCTCAACCCATCATTGACCGGGCAGTTTGAGGGCGACTTCAGGACGAACCTGATTTACCGAAACCAATGGTCGGGACTTAGTGGCGACCTATCCTATATCACAGCTTCTGCGGACCTCAACATCTCCAAATTTTCCGGTGGAGTTGGTTTGATATTTAACCGCAGCAGCGAAGGAACAGCTTATCTGGTTAAAAACAATGCTGCAGCAACCTATTCTTATAGTGTTGGCGGGGACGACTTTATAGCCTCTTTTGGTATACAGGCAGGTTTTACCAACCGACAAATAGATTGGAGTAAACTGGTTTTTTCTGATCAGATAGACATGCGCCTTGGTTACATTCCCGGCAGTGTATCTTCAGCTCAGCCGCCTGACATGTCTAACAAGTTTTATTTTGACGGAGCCGCAGGTACAAACATCGTATTTCAGAATCTAATGGCAGGTGTTGCAGTTCACCACATCAACCAGCCTGACGAATCCTTCAGCGGAACTGTTGCCAAACTTCCTATGCGCATAACAGCAAATGCCAGCTACAGAATCCCCTTAAGTCCGGGTATGTATTACAACCAGGATGACGGTTCTTACCTGATCCCTTCAATAATTTATTATAAGCAAGCCAGCTCAACCTCTGTGAGTGCCGGAGCGCAATTTAAATTTAAAGGATTAAACGCCGGATTATGGTACCGGACCGGCGGAGAAGGTGGCCCTGATGCAATTGTGGTTTCCTTAATATTCGACCTGTTTAAAGGAAACAGGAATGGCGAAAAACTAAGATTAGGTTTGAGTCATGATGCCACGACCTCAAAAATTAACTATACCAATACCAGTGGTACAACGGAAGCCAGCGTTGGTTACCAGATGTATTTTCCTAACGGCTCCGGTTACAATAAATTTAACGGACTAAGATGTTACGATTTCTACTAAAATCGAATCACAATCACACAAAAACTTTGGTATATTAGGTCATTTAAACCGCCATGCAGAATATTCTTGAGAACAATCATTTTCTTACCCAAACGGAGGTAAACAAGTTTTTAATGGCGACTTTGCTTTGTGGCCTTATTGGTGCCGAAAGAGAATTTAGAAGCAAACAAGCTGGTCTAAAAACCATGATTATGATTGGACTGGGCTCTACCCTATTTACCATTCTTTCCGTCAAGATCGGCTTAAGCAGTCACGATCGTATTGCATCCAACATTGTTACCGGGATTGGTTTCCTCGGTGCCGG
This is a stretch of genomic DNA from Candidatus Pedobacter colombiensis. It encodes these proteins:
- a CDS encoding PorP/SprF family type IX secretion system membrane protein; protein product: MSGRLRYTLALVMIMVNLSSMAQDHIYSQFFNAPIYLNPSLTGQFEGDFRTNLIYRNQWSGLSGDLSYITASADLNISKFSGGVGLIFNRSSEGTAYLVKNNAAATYSYSVGGDDFIASFGIQAGFTNRQIDWSKLVFSDQIDMRLGYIPGSVSSAQPPDMSNKFYFDGAAGTNIVFQNLMAGVAVHHINQPDESFSGTVAKLPMRITANASYRIPLSPGMYYNQDDGSYLIPSIIYYKQASSTSVSAGAQFKFKGLNAGLWYRTGGEGGPDAIVVSLIFDLFKGNRNGEKLRLGLSHDATTSKINYTNTSGTTEASVGYQMYFPNGSGYNKFNGLRCYDFY